GACAACAACTGAAAACAGTTATCCAGCTGGGCTTGCACACCGACCAGCGCCAGTGCATCGACTTGCGCGGCCGCCAGTTCAATGGCCAACGGCAAGCCATCGAGGCGGTGGCAGATATCGCGTACCACCGGCAGGTCCTGCTCACGCAGCGTGAACCCCTGCTGGCGGGCGCGGGCTCGGCTGACGAACAGTTGCACCGCCGAGTACCCCATCGCCTCATCCACCCTGAACAGCGCCGACTCGGGCGGCACTGTCAGTGGCGGCAGCGACTGGACGGTTTCCCCCGGCACCCGCAGCGGTTCACGACTGGTCGCGAGCACCGACAGTCGCGGCGCCGATTGCATCAATGCTTCGACCAACGTACGGCAACGCTCGTGCAGGTGTTCGCAGTTATCCAGCACCAATAACGCATGCCAGTTCGACAGGACCTCCAGCGAAGTCCCGACCTCCAGCTGCAGGACGCGACTCAAGTGATCTTCCACCTGCGCAGGGTCATCGATTGCCGCCAGATCCACCAGCCAGACGCCGTCCCGATAATGCTGCAAGAGCAGCTCAGCCACACGCAGGGCCACGGTGGTTTTACCGATGCCGCCAGGACCGACCAGGGTCATGAGCCGGCAAACGGGCAAACGCCGCACCAGGCTACCCACCATCGGGTCTCGACCGGTCACCGTTGTCAACCGTGTCGGCAGGTTGTGCTGGATCCTTTGCGCGCTGTCGAGCGAAATCTCCGGGCTCGCCGATGCGTGCGCCACCGTTGCAACGAACCGGTAGCCGCGCTGCGGAACGTTGACGATGTAACGCTGCCCCTGCACTCCGTCGCCCAGTGCGCGACGCAGCGCGGCGATGTGCACGCGCAAGTTGATGTCTTCGACCACCGAGGTCGGCCAGACGCGCGCAATCAGCTCGTCCTTGCTGACCACGGTGCCCGCGCGCTCAATCAGTACCTGCAGAATATCCAGCGCCCGGCCGCCCATGCGCAGCGGCCGGGCACCGTCCAGAATCAACCGTTGCCGCAAATGAAAGGCGTAGGGGCCGAAGTGCAACGCGGTCTCGGTGTTCAACTCTCTGAAGCTGTTCATGCGCGTTCACGTGGACAAACCCGCTATGGCTCAATGACACGCAGGGTTTGCGCAACTCCTCAAAATACGTTCACCGGTATCTTGGCAGTCCCCAGTGATGGAACAACTGCCACAGGAGGAGCGTCACGGCCATCACGGTGCGCAATACGGACATGCCGGCACTAGCTGAACTGCTCGCGGTACTGGGCCGGCGTCAGCCCAAGCTTTTCGCCGAACAGAAACCGCATGTACCGGACACTGCCGAAGCCGCTTTTGAAGGCTACGGTCTTGAGCGGCAAGTCGCTGGTTTCCAGCAGGTTCCGCGCGCGATCGATGCGCGCACTTTGCAGGAACTCCATCGGCGTCATGTTCACCTCACGGGCGAACACCCGGGCGAAATGACGCGGGCTCATGTTTGCCTGGCCCGCCAGGCGCTCGATGCTGAACGCTTCGTCGAGGTGTTCGAGCATGTAGTTCTGCACCCGGGTCACCGGTGTCTCATGGGGGGCGACGGTCGCCATCAACGGACTGAACTGTGCCTGTCCGCCCTGGCGCTTCATCACTACCAGCAATACCTTGGCCACATCCTGGGCGACTTTTTTGCCATGGTCCTCGGCCACCACCGCGAGCGCGAGGTCGATGCCGGCCGTGACCCCACCGGAGGTGATGAGGTTGCGGTCCTGCACGTAAATCTGATCGGTCTCCACCGTGGCCTTCGGAAAGCCCTTGATCAGCCGTTCGGTATAATGCCAGTGAGTGGTGACCCGAAAACCGTCGAGCAGACCGGCATGCCCGAGCACAAAGGCACCGGTGCAAATCGAGCCATACACCCTGGACCGACCGACGTTGTGGTTGAGCCAATCGAGCAAAGGCGGATGTTTTTCGTTGTAGGCCCCGGGGCCACCGGGCACCAGCAACAGGTCGTAACCGTCACAGGCCTGATCGATATGCAGGTCGGCCTGCACGCTTACGCCATTGGACGCCCGCAGCGCACCCGGCACCGTGCCGATGGTCGACAGGACGTAATGGTTCTCGGGCTTGAGGTAGCGATTGGCGATGGAAAACACCTCCATGGGCCCGGCCATATCGAGCAGGAGAAAGTCGGGAAACAGCACCATTGCCACAGTTTTCATGGGTTACACATCACAGATTTCAAAAAGGGATCGATCCACCAGACAATGCTTTTTGTGTCTGGTTTTGCTCATGCTGAACATTATGGCCCAGCTCTGGAACGAGCGTCGCCCACCCATCACTGTCAACCTGCATGAGACAGTATTTCAATTTTCATCTACTTATTGCACAAACAGATAAACATTAACCTTCTTCTCACTCGGACGAATCAACGTCCCCCAGAGGAGAACTCATCATGCTGACCCTTCGCAAAGCTTCTGATCGCGGCATGGCCAACCATGGCTGGCTGAAGTCGTTCCACACCTTCTCCTTCGCCAACTACCGCAATCCCAAGGAGCAGGGTTTTTCCGACCTGCTGGTGATCAACGATGACCGTGTGGCAGCCGGCAAAGGCTTTGGCCAACACCCGCACCGCGACATGGAGATTTTCTCCTATGTGCTCGAAGGTGCCCTGGAACACAAGGACACCCTGGGCACCGGTTCGGTGATCCGCCCCGGCGATGTGCAATTGATGAGCGCCGGCAGCGGCGTGGCCCACAGTGAATACAATCACTCGGCGACCCGGCCGGTGCACTTCCTGCAAATCTGGATCGTGCCGGACATCAGCGGCGCCAAACCGCGTTATCAGCAAGAGCATTTCAGCACGCAGAAGAAACGCGGTCGCCTGCAACTGATCATCTCCCCCGATGGGGCCAACGGTTCGCTGCGGGTGCGTCAGGATACCCGGGTGTATGCCGGCCTGATCGACGGCAAGGAAACCGCTACTTTGGCGCTGGACGCCAACCGCTACGCCTATGTGCATGTGGCCCGTGGCAGCGTCGAACTCAACGGACTGTTGTTGCAGGAAGGCGACGGCGTGCGGGTCAGGGATGAACAGGCGCTGACCCTGACCAAGGGTGTCGATGCCGAAGTGCTGGTGTTCGACCTGCGGCCTCAAGAATTACCGGAAATGCCGTGACCGTGAATAGCCTGGGGGCCTCAACGCCTCCGGGCATCACCAATGGGTCTGAGAAAACCCATGGACAAACAGGGCGGCGGCGAAAACCGAGTGAACGCTTGATATCGTGCGTTAGCAAAAAAAGGCACAAACATACAGGCGCGTTACCGCCGTATAAGCAACTCTCGGTACCTACATTTGGAGGTACACCATGAAGAGCCCGATGCTTTGCTTCTGCCTGTTGTGTGTAGGAAAGGTTATGGCAGCAGGCTCGACAGCGCCTGAAACCTCGGACTTTCTAGAGGACGCAACGCTCAACGTTCTCAGCCGAAACTTCTTGTTGAATAACGATAACCGCTCCCAGAACGCTGCAAAGAATTACCAGCACGAATGGGCGCAGGGCTTCATCACGACGTTTGAGTCAGGCTTCACGCCCGGAACATTTGGTTTTGGTGTGGATGTGCATGCTTTTGTCGGGCAAAAACTTGAAGGCGGTAAGGGGCACTCAGGAACCGGGCTTTTACCCGTCAACAGTGATGGAGAGTCCGCTCGAAACTTCAGCGACGGCGGCGGCGTGATCAAGGCTCGTCTCTCACAGACCCTTATTAAGTTCGGCGAGATGGAAGTAGAAAGCCCAGTCTTCGACACCTCCGACAAACGCCTGCAACCTGAATACGCAACGGGGTGGCTCTTACAAAGTGACGAGCTTGCCGGCATACACTTGGTCGGTGGCAAATTCACAGCATTCAAAAACCAAGACTCCTCCTCTTCCAAAGGGGATTTTGCTGGGTATGGTGTAAACACCGATGTGGGCTCAATCAGCTTCGTTGGGGCTGACTTCACGTCCAACAAAAACCTAGGCGCCAGGCTCTATGCCTCCCAACTAACAGACACTTGGAGGCAGTATTACGCCAACGTGTACGTCCGTCGCTGGGATACGTTTGTAGATTTCAACATCTACCGTACGGTTGACTACGGGCACTCTGTCGCAGGAGCCATCAGCACAACAGCTTATAGCCTTTCTGCCAAACACAACATTGGCAGCCAAGCCTTCACCCTGGCCGCCCAAAAAATTCATGGTGACACACCTTTCGATTTCGTAGGGGGCGACTCCATATACCTGGCCAACTCCATCAAGTTCGCCGATTTCAATGGCGCCAATGAGAGCTCCTACCAAGCCCGCTACGACCTGGATTTCACATCCATGGGCTTTCCTGGACTCAAGTTCATGTCACGGTATGTGACTGGACGTGATATCGACGGCACTCATGCGCCGCTAGGAGGGGCCTACTTCCCTTTTGATCCGAGCGAACAGGACTTTGTCCCTCAGCAAGGCAAAGGCGCAAAGCACTGGGAGCGCGATATTGATCTGAGCTACACCGTCCAGTCCGGGCCGGCGAAAGATCTTTTACTGCATTTCACCCACGTCTCTCATCGGGCGAATGAAGCACAAGGCGGGCCGGACATCGACCGCATTTACTTTGTTGTTGAGTACAACTTCAATCTGATGTGATCCCTTCCACTTTGAGTATGCGTCCAGCCATCACGCCTTGCGTAACTAAACCGGTTGCCACTTGTGCGGCAGTAACTGGTCGATTTTACTCGCCTGCTGCATCCGCAGACGCGTGAGAACATCCTTCAGATACGCGTATGGATCTGGTTCTCGCACCAATTATTAATGGGTACGGCCTCGTCATCGAGGTAGCGCGACAGCGCTGCCCAGCGTTTCAAGCTGTAATCCAGCGCTCTGCTAATAGCCGAGCTTTCAGGCACGACAGTGCGCTGGGCGATCATCCAGGCGTGTAGCGTTTTCATCACCAGCACGGATTTTCTTGCCGTATTCGGCAGCGTAAATCCGGCTCCAGGTCACGGATTTCGCTCTCGATTTCGTACAGCAGTTGGATATAGCGCAGGGCTTGCTCGGCGAGCATGCTCTTGTTGGTGGCGTGTAGTTCGAAGAACTTGCGCCGCGCATGGGCCATGCAGCCGATTTCGGTCACACCGAGTTCGAAACTGGACTTGTAACCACCAAAATCATCACAGACGAGATTGCCCTTCCAGTGTTGAAGGAAGTTGCGAGTATGTTCACCGGCGCGGCTGCAGCTGAAGTCGTAAACGACAGCCACTGTTTCGCAGAATTGGCTGGTGGCGTAGGCCCAAACATAGGAACGGTGGGGTTTCTTTAAACCCGGAGCGAGAGGCCGAATATACGTGTGCAGTCGGCACGGGCGCCAAAGCGAAGGGGGCTTGCAACCAGGAGGACCATATACAGTCACTCGGATGTGCTTTCCTGATCCAGCACACAATGGCCTGCGTACCGACCTTCGGCATTTGGCTGCTGCCGTGCTCATGGGGTATCGAAAGAGCTCGCATAAAATACGGGCTTGATTAGGATATTCGTAGGGATATAAATTTTATAAATCAGAATAATCTCATTGTAAAACAGGTACATATTTTTCTATTCGAGTCCAGGTCGTCCAGACAGCAAAATCAAAAAGCCCCTGAATCGAAAGATCAGGGGCTTTTTTGTGGCCGATGAGAGAAAGCCCGGCGGGCAGGCTGACTAGATACGCCACGCCGAAGCGATAGGCTCAAGGGTTTTGTGCAAGGCGACGCCTTGCGCTGTAATCGCACTCAAACTCTCAAGAGGGGTGTGCGGCGGCAGATCAAACGCGGTGACAAAACCACCGATTTGCCTAGCCAGCAAGTGGGCCTCCCGCACGTAATCGAGCCGTACCGCATCAAACCGAGTGACCCGACTCAAGGCTTGCGCCTGCTTGATCGAGTCCGTCAACAACCGGGTCAACTGGTCTTTTTGATCCTGGTAGTGCTGGCGCTTGACCCGCAGGTCATTCCTGAGCTTCACCATGTCGACGTAGCGGATGTATTGCGACGCATGCTCGACCAATTTCCTGAACAGGCGTACCCCACGCTTCACCATTTCAACTTGCGGGGCGCTTAAATCAAGCCCATCCAACTCTTCATCACTCGCGATCCAGGGCAACAGGTAATCGAACAGGTTCTTGTCGTCGATCACCCTGATGCACTCGTCAATGTCCTTGCGCTGCTCATCCAATTCGAGCAGTCGCGCGTCCAGATCCTGCAGAGCCAATCGAATGCCTTTTTCCAGGTTGATCGAGCCCGCGCTGCCCGCCTCGTCCGTGGGCAATACCTCAATGTCGTCGACTTGATTGATCGCCGTAGTCATGCCAAGCCAAAAAGTCCGGACACGCCGCATGTCGGCATTGACACTGCTGATGTAGTCCTCTCTCAACTCTTCCTTGGCCCGCTGCCGCGCCTGCTCATCCAATTCCTGAGCGCTCTCCAGCCGATCGAGTTCAGCGTTCAAGCTTAAAAAATTGGCATTTCTCAACAGCGGCATCATGGCGACCGTCGATTGCAAAATACTTGAATGCGCGCCATTGAGCGCTGCGTTGAGGCGCCCAAGCCTGGCCTGCAGATACTCGGCAAACCCCAGGGAAATCTCCGAAACGGCCATGTTGATTGAGTATTTGCTTTGCTTCATCAGCGCATAATCCGGCTGGCGCTGCTCTTGAGTGGACATCCTGTCTATCTCGTTCATACACCTTCCCTCGGTTAACTTGCGAACTGCTGTTTATTGAAGTCTTCGATGGCCTTGTTTAGAGAGTGCAACAGAGACTCGGCCAGCTCTTTGACGCTCTCCCACGGCTCAATGCCGCGGATAAAACTTTGCTTGAAACGTATCAAGCTCACGCCCTCCTTGATCAGCGAAAGCTCGCTCGCAGACTTTTCTATTTCTGCCAATACCGAATCCCATACCATCACCAAGGCTTCAGCGGCTGCGGATGCCGCTCGCATGAAACCGTAAATATTGTCCAACGAGTTACTGTGAGACAGTATTAAACCGGGTAACTTTTCCTGGCCATCAATCATCGCGATAAGACTGCGCCGCTTTTTCTCGAAGGTTCGCAACTTCTCAATCGCCTCGACCCCGCCCCGCCCAATGAGCGCCTCCTCCGGTCCGACCAGGATAAAGTCCAGCAGAACAGCAACGGGATTCAAACCCTTCAGCAAACTGGGGATCGCCAGCGTTCTGACTTCTTTTTCGGCTTGAGCAATATCACGCTCGATCTCTGCAAGTGATTCGCGAAAGCGGATCAGGTCCACCGCAAAGTCGATGGTATTAAGCTTGTTTATTTTCAGCTTGACCGACGGCACTAACTGTTCGCTCAGTTCCCGGTGAAAAAGCTCGATGGCTTCTTTCAATTCGACCGTAGGCGCGCGACTCAGATTGACACTCTCCT
This region of Pseudomonas fluorescens genomic DNA includes:
- a CDS encoding pirin family protein → MLTLRKASDRGMANHGWLKSFHTFSFANYRNPKEQGFSDLLVINDDRVAAGKGFGQHPHRDMEIFSYVLEGALEHKDTLGTGSVIRPGDVQLMSAGSGVAHSEYNHSATRPVHFLQIWIVPDISGAKPRYQQEHFSTQKKRGRLQLIISPDGANGSLRVRQDTRVYAGLIDGKETATLALDANRYAYVHVARGSVELNGLLLQEGDGVRVRDEQALTLTKGVDAEVLVFDLRPQELPEMP
- a CDS encoding OprD family porin, with the protein product MKSPMLCFCLLCVGKVMAAGSTAPETSDFLEDATLNVLSRNFLLNNDNRSQNAAKNYQHEWAQGFITTFESGFTPGTFGFGVDVHAFVGQKLEGGKGHSGTGLLPVNSDGESARNFSDGGGVIKARLSQTLIKFGEMEVESPVFDTSDKRLQPEYATGWLLQSDELAGIHLVGGKFTAFKNQDSSSSKGDFAGYGVNTDVGSISFVGADFTSNKNLGARLYASQLTDTWRQYYANVYVRRWDTFVDFNIYRTVDYGHSVAGAISTTAYSLSAKHNIGSQAFTLAAQKIHGDTPFDFVGGDSIYLANSIKFADFNGANESSYQARYDLDFTSMGFPGLKFMSRYVTGRDIDGTHAPLGGAYFPFDPSEQDFVPQQGKGAKHWERDIDLSYTVQSGPAKDLLLHFTHVSHRANEAQGGPDIDRIYFVVEYNFNLM
- a CDS encoding GlxA family transcriptional regulator, whose amino-acid sequence is MKTVAMVLFPDFLLLDMAGPMEVFSIANRYLKPENHYVLSTIGTVPGALRASNGVSVQADLHIDQACDGYDLLLVPGGPGAYNEKHPPLLDWLNHNVGRSRVYGSICTGAFVLGHAGLLDGFRVTTHWHYTERLIKGFPKATVETDQIYVQDRNLITSGGVTAGIDLALAVVAEDHGKKVAQDVAKVLLVVMKRQGGQAQFSPLMATVAPHETPVTRVQNYMLEHLDEAFSIERLAGQANMSPRHFARVFAREVNMTPMEFLQSARIDRARNLLETSDLPLKTVAFKSGFGSVRYMRFLFGEKLGLTPAQYREQFS
- a CDS encoding alpha-xenorhabdolysin family binary toxin subunit A — protein: MEVKVMEDVGGFNGANHSYAGEQALKVSGGVEGRRLIVTSDQLLQIKLYVQKGKSLSTEREGIEVELGGVIDHPDFHWKEVQELHTKIKAHAGKWLPIESKLLMVGGGLGAFAKTQGTFAADLVQQIEAMPISERVKNYGPIAVDETPFIPFDQLDRAVYEELGGMFQDLKESVNLSRAPTVELKEAIELFHRELSEQLVPSVKLKINKLNTIDFAVDLIRFRESLAEIERDIAQAEKEVRTLAIPSLLKGLNPVAVLLDFILVGPEEALIGRGGVEAIEKLRTFEKKRRSLIAMIDGQEKLPGLILSHSNSLDNIYGFMRAASAAAEALVMVWDSVLAEIEKSASELSLIKEGVSLIRFKQSFIRGIEPWESVKELAESLLHSLNKAIEDFNKQQFAS
- a CDS encoding ATP-binding protein, giving the protein MNSFRELNTETALHFGPYAFHLRQRLILDGARPLRMGGRALDILQVLIERAGTVVSKDELIARVWPTSVVEDINLRVHIAALRRALGDGVQGQRYIVNVPQRGYRFVATVAHASASPEISLDSAQRIQHNLPTRLTTVTGRDPMVGSLVRRLPVCRLMTLVGPGGIGKTTVALRVAELLLQHYRDGVWLVDLAAIDDPAQVEDHLSRVLQLEVGTSLEVLSNWHALLVLDNCEHLHERCRTLVEALMQSAPRLSVLATSREPLRVPGETVQSLPPLTVPPESALFRVDEAMGYSAVQLFVSRARARQQGFTLREQDLPVVRDICHRLDGLPLAIELAAAQVDALALVGVQAQLDNCFQLLSQGRRTAVPRHKTLKAALDSSYHQLSPLEQNVLQRLAVFKKAFTLEAATGVHGGTMLPARLAEGLQSLVRKSLLSEEQGGGATHYRLLNTTRSYALEKLEGSGELRAVEMSYARYISQVRRGSGERMGLQLVE
- a CDS encoding alpha-xenorhabdolysin family binary toxin subunit B → MNEIDRMSTQEQRQPDYALMKQSKYSINMAVSEISLGFAEYLQARLGRLNAALNGAHSSILQSTVAMMPLLRNANFLSLNAELDRLESAQELDEQARQRAKEELREDYISSVNADMRRVRTFWLGMTTAINQVDDIEVLPTDEAGSAGSINLEKGIRLALQDLDARLLELDEQRKDIDECIRVIDDKNLFDYLLPWIASDEELDGLDLSAPQVEMVKRGVRLFRKLVEHASQYIRYVDMVKLRNDLRVKRQHYQDQKDQLTRLLTDSIKQAQALSRVTRFDAVRLDYVREAHLLARQIGGFVTAFDLPPHTPLESLSAITAQGVALHKTLEPIASAWRI